From a single Drosophila sulfurigaster albostrigata strain 15112-1811.04 chromosome 3, ASM2355843v2, whole genome shotgun sequence genomic region:
- the LOC133844001 gene encoding uncharacterized protein LOC133844001, translating to MMHMLHKHSRNASITTSEVFEHKPCVVCFDPTGYEYGENQCVASLMYAGVKDQLDTLPGISYLSLPNSALIHDRHKFDNHLPIMMIGCRCSWYCQLKDKKLERELVALNAKNSGIYVFWLVAPKTTRKLYYTLTVYDRHYLNSRSVIRTVRDYTNFQNPSDFLPNEDDYLVLRDSEVDEFLNIKTKKKSKKPPKRGIPMEIIVYENPSTTPIKHSSQKDLKAAAEQVGVQYIKDTCCDHAKQTGKSSLKRNSCQTSAKTNSKLSA from the coding sequence ATGATGCACATGCTGCATAAGCATAGCCGGAATGCCAGCATAACCACCTCGGAGGTCTTTGAGCACAAACCTTGTGTGGTCTGCTTCGATCCCACGGGCTATGAGTATGGTGAAAATCAATGTGTGGCATCGCTGATGTATGCCGGTGTGAAAGATCAACTCGATACGTTGCCAGGCATCAGCTATTTGAGTCTGCCGAATTCGGCGCTCATCCACGATCGTCACAAGTTCGACAATCATTTGCCCATCATGATGATTGGCTGTCGCTGCAGTTGGTATTGTCAACTGAAGGACAAAAAGCTGGAACGCGAATTGGTCGCTCTAAATGCCAAGAATTCTGGCATCTATGTCTTCTGGCTGGTGGCACCGAAGACAACACGCAAACTGTATTACACTCTGACTGTCTATGATCGACACTATCTAAACTCTCGCAGTGTTATTCGCACTGTTCGcgattatacaaattttcaaaatccCAGCGATTTTCTGCCCAACGAAGATGATTATTTGGTGTTGCGCGACTCCGAAGTCGATGAGTTCTTGAATAtcaaaacgaagaagaaatCTAAGAAGCCGCCTAAGCGTGGAATTCCAATGGAGATCATAGTCTATGAGAATCCATCAACAACGCCCATTAAACATAGCAGCCAAAAGGATTTAAAAGCCGCAGCAGAACAAGTTGGAGTGCAGTATATTAAGGACACTTGCTGCGATCACGCTAAGCAAACCGGCAAATCGTCCTTGAAGAGAAATTCATGCCAAACATCTGCGAAAACCAATTCAAAGTTATCCGCGTAA